A DNA window from Iodobacter ciconiae contains the following coding sequences:
- a CDS encoding NAD(P)H-hydrate dehydratase translates to MINPPLFLSSKLKQIEAAAAGLPLMQRAGQAAADWIIKHYPEVQTIYVLAGSGNNGGDAIITATLLHLAGKTVLLRLSAPAATQPAQAALAVWLAHEGQILNSPPKQADLAIDGLYGIGLNRPLGDADQQIIAELQALSCPVIALDIPSGLIADSGDAITAIHATHTLSFIAHKPGLFTGKGCDLAGGVSLHDLQIPDDLLLSPDGHLQTQAPSSITLLRRKPDSHKGSYGTVGIIGGGAGMIGAALLAGRAALHMGAGRVVLGLLDKALSVDTMQPELILHSAEDALHHPALTLLAIGPGLGQSSKALDLLRQSIASPLALLLDADALNLLASSAELAMAMQQRTAASILTPHPAEAARLLHTSTQAVQANRIKSALALAQRYKATILLKGAGSICANEQSWSINASGNAALASAGQGDVLSGIIAALIAQGLCPLEAVQSGSWLHGRAADDWRRIHPNGIGLTASETISYARAALNQVLGAS, encoded by the coding sequence ATGATTAATCCTCCGCTTTTTCTGAGCAGCAAGCTCAAGCAAATTGAAGCTGCAGCAGCAGGCTTGCCACTCATGCAAAGAGCAGGACAAGCTGCCGCTGATTGGATTATTAAACATTACCCTGAAGTACAAACCATCTATGTGCTGGCAGGCAGTGGCAATAATGGCGGTGATGCCATCATTACTGCTACCCTGCTCCATCTAGCGGGCAAGACAGTTTTACTACGTTTGAGCGCGCCTGCAGCAACACAGCCCGCACAAGCGGCACTCGCAGTATGGTTGGCGCACGAAGGGCAAATACTCAACAGCCCCCCCAAGCAAGCTGACTTAGCCATCGATGGCTTATATGGCATCGGCTTAAATCGCCCCTTAGGTGATGCAGACCAGCAAATCATCGCCGAACTGCAAGCACTGTCCTGCCCGGTGATCGCTTTGGATATCCCCAGTGGGCTCATAGCTGATAGCGGCGATGCCATCACAGCGATCCATGCCACGCATACGCTGAGCTTTATTGCTCACAAACCTGGCCTATTTACCGGCAAAGGCTGCGATCTGGCGGGGGGTGTCAGCCTGCACGATTTACAAATACCCGATGATCTATTGCTTAGCCCTGACGGCCATTTACAAACTCAAGCACCATCAAGCATTACGCTACTAAGACGCAAACCAGATAGCCATAAAGGAAGCTACGGCACGGTGGGCATCATAGGCGGCGGAGCAGGAATGATCGGCGCGGCGCTACTGGCTGGCCGAGCGGCTTTACATATGGGTGCCGGCCGCGTTGTACTTGGTCTGCTAGATAAAGCGCTGAGCGTAGACACTATGCAGCCCGAGCTGATATTACACAGCGCAGAAGATGCACTCCACCATCCCGCACTCACCCTGCTAGCCATTGGCCCCGGCCTTGGTCAGAGTAGCAAGGCCTTAGATCTACTCAGGCAAAGCATTGCCAGCCCCTTAGCCCTACTGCTAGATGCAGATGCACTAAATTTACTGGCTAGCTCAGCAGAACTAGCTATGGCAATGCAACAACGCACTGCCGCAAGTATTCTCACGCCACACCCTGCTGAAGCAGCAAGACTGCTGCATACCAGTACTCAAGCCGTGCAAGCTAATCGAATTAAATCTGCCCTCGCCCTCGCGCAGCGCTATAAAGCCACCATCTTGCTCAAAGGAGCAGGCTCAATATGTGCCAATGAGCAAAGCTGGAGCATCAACGCCAGCGGCAATGCCGCCCTTGCTAGTGCAGGGCAAGGTGATGTGTTATCCGGCATCATCGCCGCACTTATAGCTCAAGGCCTCTGCCCGCTAGAAGCTGTACAAAGCGGCAGCTGGCTACACGGCCGTGCAGCGGATGATTGGCGCAGAATACATCCCAATGGAATTGGCTTAACGGCAAGCGAAACAATTAGCTACGCCAGAGCAGCGTTGAATCAGGTTTTGGGGGCGAGTTAG
- a CDS encoding flagellar brake protein: MQQPPSLEPVFVSDTGPYLVSASIEIKYLLRQLLDNGEIICLYPAGKREPFAISTVLAINDDELLFDVSNDAGTNAALTKEGRMLLVGVVNKVKVQFELPNVMLVAYDGRTAIRSGGPVQTLRMQRRDFYRLDIPMSQKIDCVIPLNDGGHTELSITDISLGGLSLLGVSSDLPMQVGDVLRDCRVQLLDIGIIEVDMQICIVIDVTLRNGIKTQRIGCRFFDLSGKMQTLIQRFINKIERQRISRE; the protein is encoded by the coding sequence ATGCAACAACCTCCCTCGCTGGAGCCCGTTTTTGTATCAGATACGGGCCCCTACCTTGTCAGTGCCAGCATAGAAATAAAATATTTGCTAAGGCAATTACTGGATAATGGTGAAATTATTTGCCTTTATCCGGCAGGTAAGCGGGAGCCTTTTGCAATCAGTACTGTGCTTGCTATTAATGATGATGAATTATTGTTTGATGTCAGCAACGATGCGGGCACCAATGCTGCACTGACCAAAGAGGGGCGAATGCTCCTAGTGGGCGTCGTAAATAAAGTCAAAGTGCAATTTGAGCTGCCCAATGTAATGCTGGTGGCTTATGACGGGCGGACAGCAATTCGCAGTGGCGGCCCCGTGCAAACACTGCGGATGCAAAGACGGGATTTTTATCGTCTGGATATTCCTATGTCACAAAAAATAGACTGTGTGATTCCTTTAAATGACGGAGGGCATACGGAATTATCCATCACAGATATCAGCCTTGGTGGCTTAAGCCTGCTTGGTGTATCTTCTGATTTGCCCATGCAGGTTGGTGATGTTTTACGTGATTGCAGGGTGCAACTGCTGGATATCGGCATCATTGAAGTTGATATGCAAATCTGTATTGTGATTGATGTGACGCTTCGTAATGGCATTAAAACGCAACGTATAGGTTGCCGTTTTTTTGATTTGTCCGGCAAGATGCAAACACTGATTCAGCGTTTTATCAATAAAATTGAACGCCAGCGAATCTCACGCGAATGA
- a CDS encoding PhoH family protein, with product MNSQIIHFTPVDNRRLANLCGAFDENLKQIETALDITIVRRNEQFRVSGSAKNLQQGITLLEHFYAMAEEPLERDDLQLSIIEHMQSTEIPYIEENTTPLRTKRHDLRGRTPRQTIYIKAIQDHDITFGIGPAGTGKTYLAVACAVDALERDLVKRLVLVRPAVEAGEKLGFLPGDLVQKIDPYLRPLYDALYDLMGFDKVTKLFEKGIIEVAPLAFMRGRTLNNSFIILDEAQNSSPEQMMMFLTRIGFGSKAVVTGDPTQIDLPKHQKSGLNDAQDVLADIKGIALHHFTSEDVVRHPLVQKIVNAYAKKTQEREAASLRRKE from the coding sequence TTGAATAGCCAAATCATCCATTTCACCCCTGTTGATAACCGTCGCCTTGCCAATCTTTGTGGCGCTTTTGACGAAAACCTGAAGCAAATCGAAACCGCGCTCGATATCACCATCGTCAGGCGTAATGAGCAGTTTCGCGTCAGCGGCAGCGCCAAAAACCTGCAGCAAGGTATTACGCTGCTGGAGCATTTTTACGCCATGGCAGAAGAGCCGCTGGAGCGGGATGATCTACAGCTATCAATTATCGAACACATGCAAAGTACAGAAATTCCGTATATAGAAGAAAACACTACACCGCTACGCACCAAACGCCATGATTTACGTGGCAGAACGCCGCGCCAAACGATCTATATCAAAGCCATCCAAGATCACGACATTACCTTTGGCATCGGCCCGGCCGGCACGGGTAAAACCTATCTGGCTGTCGCTTGTGCCGTCGATGCACTAGAGCGTGATCTGGTTAAACGCCTGGTTTTAGTTCGCCCGGCCGTAGAAGCAGGTGAAAAGCTCGGTTTTTTACCCGGCGATCTAGTACAGAAAATCGATCCTTATCTGCGCCCGCTTTACGATGCGCTCTATGATTTAATGGGCTTTGATAAAGTCACTAAGCTATTTGAAAAAGGCATTATCGAAGTCGCTCCGCTGGCCTTTATGCGCGGCAGAACCTTGAACAACAGCTTTATTATTCTGGATGAAGCACAAAACAGCTCACCAGAGCAGATGATGATGTTTCTGACCCGTATCGGCTTTGGCTCTAAAGCGGTTGTTACTGGCGATCCGACCCAAATCGATTTACCCAAGCATCAAAAGTCCGGCCTGAACGACGCACAAGATGTGCTGGCTGATATCAAAGGCATTGCCCTGCACCATTTCACCAGCGAAGATGTGGTTCGCCATCCGCTGGTGCAAAAAATAGTTAACGCCTACGCAAAGAAAACACAAGAACGGGAAGCAGCATCATTACGCCGCAAGGAATAA
- a CDS encoding M48 family metallopeptidase — protein MTTHSLRLADRELPYQLERSSRRHSIGLKITASGLTVILPARAPLKEAERAIESKLKWILARLATPIIAPAALAAGSSVLWLGLPKFIQRCAGRTRLDEDVLYVSEQSPLPITITRFYQRSAKPYFLQRLAYWSEGMGLQPRQLFLSSAKSRWGSCTALGDIRLNWRLMQAPPLVIDYVVIHELAHLQELNHSPRFWAIVESACPDWKTHRLWLKQNGAMLFAW, from the coding sequence ATGACTACACATTCGCTGCGTCTGGCTGATCGTGAACTGCCTTACCAGCTGGAGCGCAGCAGCCGGCGGCACTCGATTGGTCTAAAAATCACCGCCAGTGGCCTCACCGTAATCCTGCCTGCCCGTGCGCCTTTAAAAGAAGCCGAGCGGGCCATAGAAAGTAAATTAAAGTGGATACTTGCCAGGCTGGCGACACCTATCATCGCCCCTGCGGCATTGGCGGCGGGCAGCAGCGTGCTGTGGCTGGGCCTGCCTAAATTTATTCAGCGCTGTGCTGGCCGCACCCGGCTGGATGAAGATGTGCTGTATGTGTCAGAACAAAGCCCGTTGCCCATAACAATCACACGCTTTTATCAGCGCAGCGCCAAGCCTTATTTCTTGCAGAGGCTGGCGTATTGGAGTGAGGGAATGGGCTTGCAGCCACGGCAACTTTTCTTAAGCTCGGCTAAAAGCCGCTGGGGAAGTTGTACCGCCTTAGGCGATATTCGCCTGAACTGGCGCTTAATGCAGGCCCCGCCACTGGTGATTGATTATGTGGTGATCCACGAGCTGGCGCATTTGCAAGAGCTAAACCACTCCCCTCGTTTCTGGGCCATTGTAGAGAGTGCCTGCCCAGATTGGAAAACGCATCGCTTATGGCTGAAGCAAAACGGTGCAATGCTGTTTGCTTGGTAG
- a CDS encoding UPF0149 family protein, protein MLSPKDAELFAVLSDDDLDLLADFLESDAAPEQAMDLSMLHGFLTAQLIGPEEIPADKWFAQVWGENGERPKFASNAEKEKIEGLILRLYNQLMDELADAENTFSPIVYVDEESGQDISQQWCYGFTLGTSMNPDAWQEMMDDEEYAQLVYPILVCADDEGRANLESDGQDMDEFEHEVAASLVDIIPEIRTFWLERREVPKNFH, encoded by the coding sequence ATGCTATCGCCAAAAGATGCTGAACTTTTTGCCGTACTAAGCGACGACGACCTCGACCTATTGGCCGATTTTTTAGAATCTGATGCAGCCCCGGAGCAAGCAATGGATTTATCCATGCTGCATGGTTTTTTAACTGCGCAGCTGATTGGCCCGGAAGAAATCCCTGCAGATAAATGGTTTGCCCAGGTTTGGGGTGAAAATGGCGAGCGCCCGAAATTTGCTTCAAATGCAGAGAAAGAAAAAATCGAAGGCCTGATTCTGCGCCTCTATAATCAGCTGATGGATGAGCTGGCCGATGCCGAAAACACCTTTAGCCCGATTGTGTATGTAGACGAGGAAAGCGGCCAGGATATCTCGCAGCAATGGTGCTATGGCTTTACGCTGGGCACATCAATGAACCCGGATGCCTGGCAGGAAATGATGGACGACGAAGAATACGCTCAGCTTGTCTACCCGATTCTGGTTTGCGCCGACGACGAAGGCCGCGCCAATCTGGAAAGTGACGGGCAGGATATGGACGAATTCGAGCACGAAGTCGCAGCATCTTTAGTTGATATCATCCCGGAAATCCGCACATTCTGGCTGGAACGCCGCGAAGTGCCAAAGAATTTTCACTAA
- a CDS encoding lysophospholipid acyltransferase family protein, which translates to MIWLRSILYWLAVPVVTPVFCVIAILILPLPPVLRYRIIRGWSWTMLKWLKFTCGLTYRVEGIENLPAHPSVVMCKHQSAWETLALQHVFPPQVWVLKKELLKLPIFGWGLATLSPIAIDRSNRAEAQKQLIAQGKDRLAKGFWIVIFPEGTRVPSGGYKPYKQGGARLAIDLEVPIVPVALNSGEFWPKNSFLKWPGEITMVVGKPIDPTGRSPLELTQEVETWIENEIQRFGGIGPCYSPGNHGKKATAHHEA; encoded by the coding sequence ATGATTTGGTTGCGCTCCATTCTGTATTGGCTGGCTGTCCCTGTAGTAACTCCCGTTTTCTGCGTAATTGCGATCTTGATTCTGCCGCTGCCCCCAGTGCTGCGCTACCGGATTATTCGTGGCTGGTCGTGGACAATGCTCAAATGGCTGAAATTCACCTGTGGCCTGACTTATCGCGTAGAAGGCATCGAAAACCTGCCCGCTCACCCGTCAGTAGTGATGTGCAAGCACCAGTCGGCCTGGGAAACATTGGCCCTGCAGCATGTGTTTCCGCCGCAAGTTTGGGTATTGAAAAAAGAACTGCTGAAATTGCCGATTTTTGGCTGGGGCTTAGCGACTTTATCGCCGATTGCGATCGACAGATCGAACCGTGCCGAGGCGCAAAAGCAGCTGATCGCCCAGGGTAAAGATCGCCTGGCTAAAGGCTTCTGGATTGTGATTTTCCCGGAAGGCACCCGTGTTCCATCGGGTGGCTACAAGCCTTATAAGCAAGGCGGAGCACGTTTAGCCATCGACTTAGAAGTGCCGATTGTGCCAGTAGCGCTTAATTCGGGTGAATTCTGGCCAAAAAATTCTTTCCTGAAATGGCCGGGCGAAATTACCATGGTGGTGGGTAAGCCCATCGATCCCACCGGCCGCAGCCCGCTGGAGCTAACACAAGAAGTTGAAACGTGGATCGAGAACGAAATCCAACGTTTTGGCGGTATTGGCCCCTGCTACTCGCCTGGCAATCATGGCAAAAAGGCCACAGCGCATCATGAAGCGTAA
- a CDS encoding DUF5329 domain-containing protein, with protein sequence MYRIIFILLPLVSSPGFAIDGKGEQEVNALLQFIEKANCTFIRNGSNYSAKEGADHMRDKFNKTRDKLKSADDFIEHIASSSYFSGKPYQIQCGQAAAKATGPWLSSELSRIRKGGKP encoded by the coding sequence ATGTATCGCATCATTTTTATTCTGCTACCACTTGTCAGCAGCCCGGGCTTTGCCATTGACGGCAAAGGTGAACAAGAAGTAAACGCCCTGCTTCAATTTATCGAAAAAGCGAATTGCACATTTATTCGCAATGGCAGCAATTATTCCGCCAAGGAAGGTGCCGATCATATGCGGGATAAATTTAATAAAACACGCGACAAACTTAAATCTGCAGACGACTTTATCGAACATATTGCCAGTAGCAGCTATTTTTCCGGCAAGCCTTACCAAATTCAATGTGGGCAGGCCGCCGCTAAAGCAACCGGGCCCTGGTTAAGCAGCGAGCTAAGCAGAATCAGAAAAGGAGGCAAGCCATGA
- the glyQ gene encoding glycine--tRNA ligase subunit alpha, which yields MLTFQEILLTLQNYWGRNGCALLQPYDIEVGAGTFHTATFLRALGPEPWNAAYVQPSRRPKDGRYGENPNRLQHYYQFQVALKPSPDNIQDLYLGSLRELGIDTSVHDIRFVEDDWESPSLGAWGLGWEVWLNGMEVTQFTYFQQVGGIDCKPVLGEITYGVERLAMYLQGVENVYDLVWTVYPNGQKVTYGDIYHQNEVEQSTYNFEHANVPLLLDLFNKFESEAARLMQANLALPGYEMVMKCSHVFNLLDARGAISVTERAAYIGRVRTLSRLVARAYYDSREALGFPMCQAATA from the coding sequence ATGCTGACTTTCCAAGAAATTCTGCTCACGCTGCAAAACTACTGGGGCCGTAATGGTTGCGCCCTGTTGCAGCCTTACGATATCGAAGTAGGCGCGGGAACATTCCATACCGCCACATTTTTACGGGCACTTGGCCCGGAGCCTTGGAACGCCGCCTACGTGCAGCCTTCACGCCGCCCTAAAGACGGCCGTTACGGTGAAAATCCGAACCGTTTGCAACACTATTATCAGTTTCAGGTAGCTTTAAAGCCATCACCTGACAATATCCAGGATCTGTACCTGGGCAGCTTGCGCGAGCTAGGCATTGATACCAGCGTGCATGATATCCGCTTTGTAGAAGACGATTGGGAAAGCCCGAGTCTGGGAGCCTGGGGTCTGGGTTGGGAAGTATGGCTAAACGGGATGGAAGTCACCCAGTTCACCTATTTCCAGCAAGTTGGCGGGATTGACTGCAAGCCGGTGCTCGGTGAGATCACCTATGGTGTTGAACGTCTGGCCATGTATTTGCAAGGTGTAGAAAACGTTTACGATTTAGTGTGGACAGTTTACCCGAATGGCCAGAAAGTAACTTACGGCGATATTTACCATCAAAATGAAGTGGAGCAATCCACTTATAATTTTGAACACGCCAATGTGCCGCTACTGCTTGATTTATTCAATAAATTTGAAAGCGAAGCCGCCCGCCTGATGCAAGCAAATCTGGCGCTGCCAGGCTACGAGATGGTAATGAAATGCTCCCATGTATTTAATCTGCTGGATGCCCGTGGTGCAATTTCGGTGACTGAACGTGCGGCTTATATTGGCCGCGTTCGCACACTGTCACGCTTGGTTGCCAGGGCCTATTACGACTCGCGCGAAGCTCTGGGTTTCCCTATGTGCCAAGCGGCTACGGCTTAA
- the gmhB gene encoding D-glycero-beta-D-manno-heptose 1,7-bisphosphate 7-phosphatase: MKLLILDRDGVINEDSPNYIKTPEEWTPIAGSLEAIGELSRSGWTIVVATNQSAIGRKMIETGMLNHIHAKMHRAIAGQGGHVDAVFFCPHGPDDGCTCRKPNPGMILDISSRFHVPASQLTMVGDSLRDLQAIAAVGGKPVLVRTGNGIKTEQKGLLPDGTQVFDDLAAFAAHLLVVSPAG, from the coding sequence ATGAAGTTATTGATTCTCGACCGCGACGGCGTAATCAATGAAGATAGTCCGAACTACATCAAAACGCCAGAGGAGTGGACTCCGATTGCAGGCAGCTTAGAAGCCATCGGCGAGTTATCCCGCTCTGGCTGGACCATTGTGGTGGCCACAAACCAAAGCGCGATTGGCCGAAAAATGATTGAGACAGGCATGCTCAACCATATTCATGCCAAGATGCACCGAGCCATTGCCGGGCAGGGCGGGCATGTAGATGCAGTGTTTTTTTGTCCTCACGGGCCAGATGATGGCTGTACTTGCCGCAAACCTAACCCCGGCATGATTTTAGATATTTCCAGCCGTTTTCATGTACCGGCTTCACAGCTGACGATGGTAGGTGATTCTCTGCGTGATTTACAAGCTATTGCGGCCGTCGGTGGTAAACCGGTCCTGGTTCGTACCGGTAATGGCATTAAAACTGAACAGAAAGGCTTGCTGCCTGATGGCACGCAGGTATTTGACGATTTGGCGGCATTTGCTGCGCATTTACTTGTAGTCAGCCCAGCTGGATGA
- the glyS gene encoding glycine--tRNA ligase subunit beta, translated as MSNPVSQTLLIEIFTEELPPKALPKLGAVFANGIFDELAKLGFVAKDAEFESFASPRRLAVSIANVLAVQPDQAIERRGPAIASGMKDGVPTPALAGFARSCGVEVAQLAQGSDGKQDVYIFSSIKTGEALTKVLSGIIAATLKKLPAPKTMRWGDRDGQFIRPVHGLVVLHGSDIVPAQFLHLEAGRSTLGHRFLSNGEIELANADEYAGRLFDDGFVEASFDARRALIADQLKNACTELNAQIAPSDGLLDEVTALVEWPVIYTGNFDEKFLDVPQECLILSMQQHQKYFPLLDQNGKLLPKFLVVSNLETADPSHIIHGNERVLRARLSDAEFFFEQDKKKKLESRVPQLANVVYHNKIGSQLERVERLQKIAAAIAVKLRADVADCKRAAYLAKADLIADMVGEFPELQGVMGMYYARIDGENEAVASAIEGHYHPRFAGDTLPVGAVAQAVSLADKLESIVGIYGIGLIPTGDKDPFALRRAALGVLRMVLDLPLDLKELLSITSDAFPAGVIADGTIEGVYGFMQDRLKNYLAADYPSTDIDAVLALNPTLLNEMVIRLQAVAAFKALPEATALAAANKRIRNILKKVEGDLPELNAALLSDAAEIALHAELLKLQPVVSSALMSQDFTGALKALSALKEPVDAFFDSVMVMAEDLAVRGNRQALLAALACLMNRVAELSLLAE; from the coding sequence ATGTCCAATCCTGTATCTCAAACACTACTGATTGAAATTTTTACCGAAGAGTTGCCCCCCAAAGCACTGCCTAAATTAGGTGCAGTGTTTGCAAATGGTATTTTTGATGAGTTGGCCAAGCTGGGCTTTGTAGCAAAAGACGCCGAATTTGAATCCTTTGCCAGCCCGCGCCGCCTTGCCGTATCAATCGCCAATGTGCTGGCAGTGCAGCCCGATCAGGCCATTGAGCGCCGGGGTCCTGCTATAGCTTCCGGCATGAAAGACGGCGTACCAACACCTGCACTCGCTGGCTTTGCCCGTAGCTGTGGCGTAGAAGTCGCGCAATTGGCGCAAGGCTCCGATGGCAAACAAGACGTATATATTTTTTCCTCGATAAAAACCGGCGAAGCGCTGACTAAAGTCTTATCAGGCATTATTGCGGCCACACTTAAAAAACTGCCCGCACCAAAAACGATGCGCTGGGGCGACAGAGACGGCCAGTTTATCCGTCCGGTGCATGGCCTGGTGGTACTGCACGGCAGCGATATCGTGCCCGCGCAGTTTCTGCATTTAGAAGCGGGCCGCAGCACTCTGGGGCATCGTTTCTTATCCAACGGCGAAATTGAGCTGGCAAACGCCGACGAATACGCAGGCCGCCTGTTTGATGATGGCTTTGTAGAGGCAAGCTTTGATGCGCGCCGCGCTTTGATTGCCGATCAGCTAAAAAATGCCTGCACTGAGCTAAATGCCCAGATTGCGCCATCGGATGGTTTACTGGATGAAGTCACTGCGCTGGTTGAATGGCCGGTGATTTATACCGGTAATTTCGATGAGAAATTCCTGGATGTGCCGCAAGAGTGCCTGATTTTATCGATGCAGCAGCATCAGAAATACTTCCCGCTGCTCGATCAAAACGGCAAATTACTGCCTAAATTCTTAGTGGTTTCTAATCTGGAAACCGCCGATCCTAGCCATATTATTCATGGTAACGAGCGCGTATTACGTGCGCGTTTATCGGATGCGGAGTTCTTTTTTGAACAAGACAAAAAGAAGAAACTTGAATCCCGCGTGCCGCAGCTGGCCAATGTGGTTTATCACAACAAGATCGGCAGCCAGCTTGAGCGCGTAGAGCGTTTGCAAAAAATTGCCGCTGCCATCGCGGTGAAGCTCAGAGCCGATGTGGCCGATTGCAAACGCGCTGCATACTTAGCCAAGGCCGATCTGATCGCTGATATGGTGGGTGAATTCCCAGAATTGCAAGGTGTGATGGGCATGTATTACGCCCGCATCGATGGCGAAAACGAAGCGGTAGCCAGTGCCATTGAAGGCCATTACCACCCGCGTTTTGCCGGTGACACTTTGCCAGTTGGCGCGGTGGCTCAGGCAGTTTCTCTGGCAGATAAACTGGAATCCATCGTTGGCATTTACGGTATTGGTCTGATCCCGACTGGTGATAAAGATCCGTTTGCCTTACGCCGCGCCGCGCTTGGCGTCTTGCGTATGGTGCTGGATTTACCGCTGGATCTGAAAGAATTGCTCAGCATTACCAGCGATGCTTTCCCGGCAGGTGTGATTGCCGATGGCACCATTGAGGGCGTGTATGGCTTTATGCAAGATCGCCTGAAAAACTATCTGGCGGCAGATTATCCGTCCACCGATATCGATGCCGTCTTGGCGCTAAACCCAACGCTGCTGAACGAGATGGTGATTCGCCTGCAAGCCGTTGCGGCGTTTAAAGCCCTGCCAGAAGCCACTGCTTTGGCAGCGGCAAACAAGCGTATTCGCAATATCTTGAAAAAAGTCGAAGGCGATTTGCCAGAGCTGAATGCGGCGCTGCTGAGCGATGCGGCTGAAATTGCCCTGCATGCTGAGTTATTAAAGCTGCAGCCAGTGGTCAGCAGTGCCCTGATGAGCCAGGATTTCACTGGTGCATTAAAAGCACTGAGCGCATTAAAAGAGCCAGTCGATGCATTCTTTGATTCGGTGATGGTAATGGCAGAAGATCTAGCCGTGCGTGGCAATCGCCAGGCGCTGCTCGCCGCGCTGGCCTGCCTGATGAACCGCGTAGCCGAGTTGTCTTTATTGGCTGAGTAA
- the ybeY gene encoding rRNA maturation RNase YbeY yields MSQRLEICHQIESAATGLPDTVQFQAWAKAALLPDVTAAEITFRIVDTEEGQQLNRDYRGKDYATNVLTFTFNEDMSDIPGLPLLGDIVFCAQVVEKEALEQNISLLDHYAHLTIHGMLHLQGYDHQEEDEAEAMEALETRLLAGLGIRDPYSEEK; encoded by the coding sequence ATGAGTCAACGTTTAGAAATCTGCCATCAGATAGAAAGCGCCGCCACCGGCCTGCCTGACACAGTACAGTTTCAGGCCTGGGCGAAAGCTGCATTGCTACCCGATGTAACAGCGGCAGAAATTACTTTTCGAATTGTCGACACCGAAGAAGGCCAGCAGTTAAATCGTGATTATCGTGGTAAAGACTACGCCACCAATGTGCTCACCTTTACCTTTAATGAAGACATGTCCGATATCCCCGGCCTGCCGCTGCTGGGCGATATTGTGTTCTGCGCGCAAGTAGTAGAAAAAGAAGCTCTGGAACAAAACATCAGCCTGCTTGATCATTACGCCCACCTAACTATTCACGGCATGCTGCATTTACAAGGCTATGATCACCAGGAAGAAGATGAAGCAGAAGCCATGGAAGCGCTGGAAACCAGGCTGCTGGCAGGCTTAGGTATCCGCGACCCTTATTCTGAAGAGAAATAA